A stretch of the Pseudanabaena sp. BC1403 genome encodes the following:
- a CDS encoding GNAT family N-acetyltransferase yields MKFHRIEFAERSLFQSGIEAIEQTAFYPLANDFFQLDHGNNYFAFFDRLGDVHYFAALDGDRVAAVGAGILRQVPYRQDQPVRLAWYLCDLKVHPDYQRQHLSMRILHHALTSCIGECDRGYTISMNAGDGKPNRLVRVYEKFNLVRFRCSSILGIYSVDAEVMRSLEAILIKYRGNISYLSLKGIKDLKLKSNGDILPLLHVQWGDRLPTEISDPVAGYTHMFCVPRGDDLAITLANQGVFPNAIASLVSHGMDESDWRFILTSDI; encoded by the coding sequence ATGAAGTTTCATCGCATTGAGTTTGCAGAACGTTCTCTATTTCAATCGGGAATTGAAGCGATCGAGCAAACTGCTTTCTACCCTTTGGCCAATGATTTCTTTCAACTCGATCATGGAAATAATTACTTTGCCTTTTTTGATCGCCTTGGCGATGTCCATTATTTTGCCGCTTTGGATGGCGATCGCGTAGCGGCTGTTGGCGCAGGAATATTAAGACAAGTGCCTTACCGTCAGGATCAACCAGTGCGTTTAGCTTGGTATCTCTGCGATTTAAAAGTCCATCCTGACTATCAGAGGCAACATCTTTCGATGAGGATTTTGCATCATGCTTTGACTTCCTGTATAGGAGAATGCGATCGCGGTTATACAATATCGATGAATGCAGGTGATGGCAAACCTAATCGTCTTGTGCGAGTTTATGAGAAGTTTAATCTAGTGCGGTTTCGCTGCTCGTCTATATTGGGAATCTATAGTGTCGATGCGGAAGTAATGCGATCGCTAGAAGCGATACTCATTAAATATCGCGGTAATATCTCCTATCTCTCTCTAAAAGGTATTAAAGATTTAAAACTAAAAAGTAATGGAGACATATTGCCATTACTACATGTACAGTGGGGCGATCGTCTGCCTACTGAGATTTCGGATCCCGTCGCTGGATATACCCATATGTTCTGTGTGCCGAGGGGTGATGATTTAGCGATTACCCTTGCAAATCAGGGTGTGTTTCCTAATGCGATCGCTAGTTTGGTCAGTCATGGCATGGATGAAAGTGATTGGCGCTTTATTTTAACTAGCGATATTTGA
- the gap gene encoding type I glyceraldehyde-3-phosphate dehydrogenase: MAKLRIGINGFGRIGRLVVRVAAKHPEIEIVGINDLVPSDNLAYLLKHDSTHGLYDGAIASQADGIEIDGRFVPCSAIRNPSELPWGELKADYVVESTGLFTDYAGAIAHINAGAKRVIISAPTKDPEKVPTLLVGVNHTKFNPETDLIVSNASCTTNCLAPIAKVLNDNFGIAEGLMTTIHAMTATQPTVDGPSKKDWRGGRGASQNIIPASTGAAKAVALVLPELKGKLTGMAMRVPTPDVSVVDLTFRTEKATSYKEICTAMKAASEDSLKDILGYTDEEVVSTDFKGDSRSSIFDAGAGMELNPNFFKVVSWYDNEWGYSCRVVDLMISMAQKEGIL, encoded by the coding sequence ATGGCTAAACTCAGAATTGGCATTAATGGATTTGGCAGAATTGGACGATTAGTGGTTCGCGTTGCTGCCAAGCATCCCGAAATCGAGATTGTCGGAATCAATGATCTAGTTCCTTCTGATAACCTCGCTTATCTTCTCAAACATGACTCTACTCATGGACTCTATGACGGTGCGATCGCATCTCAAGCAGACGGCATCGAAATTGATGGCAGGTTTGTTCCTTGCTCGGCGATTCGCAACCCATCAGAATTGCCTTGGGGCGAGCTAAAAGCCGACTATGTGGTAGAGTCCACGGGCTTATTTACTGACTATGCTGGTGCGATCGCACATATTAATGCTGGCGCAAAGCGAGTAATCATTTCTGCTCCCACAAAAGATCCCGAAAAGGTTCCAACATTGTTGGTTGGAGTCAATCATACTAAGTTCAATCCTGAAACTGATTTGATCGTTTCTAATGCAAGTTGCACCACCAATTGCTTAGCACCGATTGCGAAGGTTCTCAATGATAATTTTGGGATTGCAGAAGGATTGATGACGACTATTCATGCGATGACAGCGACTCAGCCAACAGTAGACGGGCCAAGCAAAAAAGACTGGCGCGGTGGACGTGGTGCTAGTCAAAACATCATTCCTGCTTCTACAGGTGCTGCGAAGGCTGTAGCTTTGGTGCTGCCTGAACTGAAAGGGAAGCTGACGGGAATGGCTATGCGTGTACCTACACCTGATGTATCAGTGGTAGATCTGACGTTTAGGACTGAAAAAGCCACTAGTTACAAGGAAATCTGTACAGCGATGAAAGCGGCTTCAGAGGATTCGTTAAAGGACATTCTCGGCTATACGGATGAGGAGGTTGTCTCGACAGATTTTAAAGGAGATTCGCGATCGAGTATCTTTGATGCTGGCGCAGGTATGGAACTAAATCCCAACTTCTTTAAGGTTGTCTCTTGGTATGACAATGAGTGGGGATATTCCTGTCGTGTGGTGGATTTGATGATTTCAATGGCGCAAAAAGAAGGAATTCTCTAA
- a CDS encoding bifunctional acetate--CoA ligase family protein/GNAT family N-acetyltransferase encodes MEKVSTNNLTNQMCAGDPAHDIWKRHRHPLDCIFRPRSVAVIGASEREGSVGRTLLWNLIRSPFGGTVFPVNPQRHSVLGIKSYPDITSVPEVVDLVVIATPAATVPQVIRECVAVGVKGSIIVSAGFKEIGEAGAALEQQVLTEARSGGMRIIGPNCLGVMNPLAGLNATFAGTIARAGNVAFISQSGALCTSILDWSLGENVGFSAFVSIGSMLDVGWGDLIEYLGDDPHTHSIVLYMESIGDAHAFLSAAREVAMDKPIIVLKVGHTEAAAKAAASHTGALTGSDEVLNAAFRRCGVLRVHTISDLFDMAEILAKQPRPKGNRLSIVTNAGGPGAIATDALISGGGELSELAPETLQQLDQFLPPQWSHHNPIDILGDASSDRYAKTLEVVANDPNSDGLLVILTPQAMTNPTQTAKKLKAYSQLGKPVLTSWMGGAEIATGTQILNQANIPTYPYPDTAVRLFNYMWRYTYNLRSIYETPSLPVDSDQYAPDRLLAEQILAPAISSDRSLLTEYESKKLLAAYGIPTVQTEIATSDLEAVEIADRLGYPVVLKLHSEIITHKTDVGGVRLNLEDAAAVTRAFMAIASKVRAINPQAFLGVTVQPMVKTDGYELILGSSLDPQFGAVMLFGMGGQLVEIFQDRALALPPLNTTLARRMMEQTRIYQALQGVRGRKAINLAKLEQLLVNFSQLIVEQPQIREIDINPLMVSPDGMIALDARVVMHTADITKRPAPAIRPYPSKYVQPWESLKGDRLTIRPIRPEDEPLMVHFHQSLSEESVYLRYAHMVKLKQRIAHERLTRICFIDYDREMLLVADSKNLQTSEHEILAVARLSKLHGTNEAEFALIVSDRYQHQGLGTELLRRLIEIGKEEKLSAIIGYILNNNDKMQSICRNLGFQLHPDRQEGMLKAIFVP; translated from the coding sequence ATGGAGAAAGTTTCAACAAATAATTTAACAAATCAAATGTGTGCTGGCGATCCAGCACATGATATTTGGAAAAGACATCGGCATCCCCTTGACTGTATTTTTCGTCCTCGCTCTGTTGCTGTGATTGGAGCAAGTGAACGAGAAGGAAGTGTAGGAAGAACATTGCTTTGGAATTTAATACGCAGTCCCTTTGGTGGCACTGTTTTTCCAGTCAATCCGCAGCGTCATAGCGTATTGGGAATTAAGTCCTACCCAGATATCACTAGTGTTCCCGAAGTAGTCGATCTAGTTGTAATTGCAACACCTGCGGCGACAGTTCCTCAGGTGATTCGTGAATGTGTGGCGGTCGGGGTAAAAGGCTCAATAATTGTCTCAGCGGGGTTCAAAGAAATTGGCGAGGCGGGAGCAGCTTTAGAACAGCAAGTTCTCACTGAAGCAAGAAGTGGGGGGATGCGAATTATTGGGCCGAATTGTCTTGGAGTCATGAATCCATTGGCAGGACTAAATGCCACCTTTGCGGGCACGATCGCTCGTGCGGGTAACGTTGCTTTCATTAGTCAAAGTGGAGCGCTCTGTACTTCGATTTTGGACTGGAGCCTAGGCGAAAATGTGGGATTTAGTGCCTTCGTTTCCATTGGCTCAATGCTGGATGTAGGATGGGGTGATTTGATTGAATACCTCGGTGACGATCCTCATACCCACAGTATAGTTTTATATATGGAATCAATTGGCGATGCTCACGCCTTTCTATCGGCAGCCCGTGAAGTTGCGATGGATAAACCGATTATTGTATTGAAAGTTGGGCATACTGAAGCGGCGGCGAAAGCTGCCGCCTCACACACTGGTGCTTTGACAGGTAGCGATGAAGTACTAAATGCAGCATTTCGTCGTTGTGGGGTATTACGTGTACATACAATCTCTGATCTGTTTGATATGGCAGAAATTCTCGCCAAACAACCAAGACCTAAGGGAAATCGTCTGTCAATTGTCACCAATGCTGGGGGGCCTGGCGCGATCGCAACGGATGCTCTGATCAGTGGCGGTGGTGAATTGTCTGAACTAGCTCCAGAAACATTGCAGCAGCTAGATCAATTTTTGCCTCCCCAATGGAGCCATCACAATCCCATCGATATTTTGGGCGATGCAAGTAGCGATCGCTATGCTAAAACCCTAGAGGTTGTGGCAAATGATCCCAACAGCGATGGATTACTCGTAATCTTGACTCCGCAAGCAATGACAAACCCTACACAGACTGCGAAAAAGCTCAAGGCTTATAGTCAATTAGGCAAACCAGTTTTAACAAGTTGGATGGGCGGAGCCGAAATTGCCACAGGTACGCAAATCCTCAATCAAGCCAATATTCCCACCTATCCCTATCCAGATACTGCCGTCAGACTGTTTAACTATATGTGGCGGTATACCTATAATCTGCGTAGTATTTATGAGACTCCCTCTTTACCTGTGGATTCCGATCAGTACGCACCCGATCGCCTTCTTGCCGAGCAGATTTTAGCGCCAGCAATCAGTAGCGATCGCAGTCTGTTAACTGAGTATGAATCCAAGAAACTACTCGCAGCCTATGGAATTCCCACTGTACAAACCGAAATCGCTACGAGCGATCTGGAAGCTGTAGAAATCGCTGATCGTTTAGGTTATCCTGTTGTTCTTAAACTCCATTCCGAGATTATCACTCACAAGACAGATGTGGGTGGGGTGCGTCTTAATCTCGAAGATGCAGCAGCCGTTACTCGCGCTTTTATGGCGATCGCATCCAAAGTTCGGGCTATAAATCCTCAAGCCTTTTTGGGTGTAACTGTGCAACCGATGGTCAAGACAGATGGCTATGAATTGATCTTAGGTAGCAGTCTTGATCCTCAGTTTGGCGCAGTGATGCTCTTTGGCATGGGTGGTCAGCTTGTAGAAATCTTTCAAGATCGCGCATTAGCCTTGCCACCGTTAAATACAACTCTTGCGAGGCGCATGATGGAACAGACTCGCATCTATCAAGCTTTGCAAGGAGTTAGGGGTAGAAAGGCGATTAATTTGGCAAAGCTTGAGCAATTATTGGTTAACTTCAGCCAATTAATCGTTGAACAGCCCCAGATTCGCGAAATTGATATCAATCCTCTCATGGTTTCGCCTGATGGCATGATTGCTCTAGATGCGCGAGTAGTAATGCACACAGCAGATATTACCAAACGCCCTGCGCCTGCCATTCGTCCCTATCCTTCTAAGTATGTGCAGCCGTGGGAATCCCTAAAAGGCGATCGCCTCACGATTCGCCCTATTCGTCCTGAAGATGAGCCACTTATGGTGCATTTCCACCAAAGTCTTTCAGAAGAGAGTGTCTATTTGCGTTATGCACACATGGTTAAGCTCAAGCAGCGGATTGCTCATGAACGCTTAACTCGAATTTGCTTCATTGATTACGATCGCGAAATGCTCTTAGTCGCTGATTCTAAAAATCTGCAAACTTCCGAGCATGAGATTTTGGCGGTGGCAAGGTTGAGTAAGTTACATGGTACAAACGAAGCCGAATTTGCACTAATCGTTAGCGATCGCTATCAGCATCAAGGCTTAGGCACAGAGTTGTTAAGAAGACTAATTGAGATTGGTAAGGAAGAAAAACTCAGTGCGATCATTGGTTATATCTTGAATAACAATGACAAAATGCAAAGTATCTGTCGCAATTTAGGATTTCAGTTACATCCAGATCGGCAGGAAGGAATGTTAAAAGCTATTTTTGTGCCGTAA
- a CDS encoding DUF2993 domain-containing protein produces the protein MSAVSSVLIPIIKLWLRSQVEHIETIEIAIAGKSRQILSGDIPKATVIGVGAKYKGLAITNIDLCAEAIHLNISQIIKGEALRLLDPIHVTMDVELSSEDLQSCLKSPIFLEAIATETPPVANSDQEIHALLEALVHKLGDEFTLHELAIADGGARCRGEFAIAAT, from the coding sequence ATGTCTGCTGTTAGTTCTGTATTAATTCCTATTATTAAACTATGGTTGCGATCACAGGTCGAGCATATCGAAACCATCGAAATTGCGATCGCTGGCAAAAGTCGTCAAATTTTAAGCGGTGATATCCCCAAAGCCACAGTCATCGGGGTGGGGGCTAAATATAAAGGCTTAGCGATCACCAATATTGATTTATGCGCCGAAGCTATTCATCTAAATATTTCTCAAATTATCAAAGGTGAGGCATTACGATTACTTGATCCCATCCACGTCACAATGGATGTAGAGCTTTCGTCCGAGGATCTGCAAAGTTGCCTCAAGTCACCGATTTTCTTAGAAGCGATCGCTACTGAGACACCTCCCGTAGCCAACAGCGATCAGGAGATTCACGCATTACTAGAAGCCCTTGTGCATAAACTTGGTGATGAATTTACACTCCATGAACTAGCGATCGCTGATGGCGGGGCAAGGTGTCGTGGTGAATTTGCGATCGCCGCAACTTAA
- a CDS encoding fatty acid desaturase, whose amino-acid sequence MKTQQFSDKENLSPEQDKTREEIEKPKLDPELLKQLHSLDQHPQRLPIFIALYLAAALALYVLVQAIAIPWVYILCLPLYLLAAASLHGISLFTHEGVHGVLSRNLHWNRWLSILCALPVGQNFSSYKVLHLKHHKHLGIEGDPDHYKNYTKWNWLTFLMHWGRLIIGYPVYIIAIPILGFWQGNKSERVWIAIEVALLGLLVIGVLRSPIPKAFLIHGWLIPMLWINTMVNIRGMSQHTLLEHEADLVRGTRTILTIPLVRFFMCNENYHLEHHLYPAVPWYHLPRLHQELKSDLIQQGAPYIPSYFSFVQDFIAASLKRQPVGTVVIN is encoded by the coding sequence ATGAAAACACAACAATTCTCAGACAAGGAAAATCTTAGCCCTGAGCAGGATAAGACTCGTGAAGAGATAGAAAAGCCAAAGCTAGATCCCGAACTGCTCAAGCAATTGCATAGCCTTGATCAGCATCCTCAACGCTTGCCAATCTTCATCGCTTTGTACTTGGCAGCAGCGTTGGCATTGTATGTCTTGGTACAGGCGATCGCTATACCTTGGGTATACATTCTCTGTTTACCTCTGTATTTATTAGCAGCAGCTTCTTTACATGGTATTAGCCTGTTCACCCACGAAGGCGTACATGGAGTACTAAGTCGTAATTTGCATTGGAATCGATGGCTGAGTATTCTTTGCGCATTACCCGTTGGGCAAAACTTCTCATCTTACAAAGTGTTACATCTCAAGCATCACAAACACTTAGGTATAGAAGGTGATCCCGACCATTACAAAAACTACACCAAATGGAACTGGCTAACATTTTTGATGCATTGGGGTAGATTGATTATTGGTTATCCTGTTTACATTATTGCGATTCCGATCCTTGGATTTTGGCAGGGAAATAAATCAGAACGGGTATGGATTGCGATCGAAGTAGCTTTGCTGGGCTTATTGGTGATTGGGGTGCTGCGATCGCCTATTCCTAAAGCATTCTTAATTCATGGTTGGTTGATTCCGATGCTTTGGATTAATACAATGGTCAATATTCGCGGGATGAGTCAGCACACATTGCTCGAACATGAGGCAGATTTAGTTCGTGGAACCCGCACGATTTTGACGATTCCTTTGGTGAGATTTTTTATGTGTAATGAAAACTATCATTTAGAGCATCATCTTTACCCCGCCGTACCTTGGTATCATTTACCACGCCTTCATCAAGAGCTAAAGTCAGATCTCATTCAACAGGGAGCACCATACATTCCTTCTTATTTCTCTTTTGTACAAGACTTTATCGCCGCCAGCTTGAAGCGTCAGCCCGTCGGTACTGTGGTGATTAATTGA
- a CDS encoding thermonuclease family protein produces MSLVNFVNKFQQFVLIVVINFAYIAIAIQPTWAAEFAVRVFDGDNITLVDRGIKTKVHLACIDAPELMQSEGQHARKVLQNILDDEEVYIKVFKKDKFGRYTAEVLAGGQNANKVMVSLGLAHYDPLQEKDCQGYEAIEAQAQSDRLGVWVNGTNVMLPSQFRRENKLLGVGY; encoded by the coding sequence ATGTCCCTTGTCAATTTTGTAAATAAATTTCAGCAGTTTGTCTTGATTGTGGTCATCAACTTCGCATATATAGCGATCGCGATCCAGCCTACTTGGGCGGCAGAATTTGCAGTGAGAGTTTTTGACGGAGATAACATCACTCTTGTTGATCGCGGCATCAAAACTAAGGTTCACCTTGCCTGTATTGATGCGCCTGAATTAATGCAATCCGAGGGACAACATGCTCGCAAAGTGTTACAAAACATTCTTGACGATGAAGAGGTTTATATAAAAGTATTCAAAAAAGATAAATTTGGGCGTTATACTGCCGAAGTTTTAGCGGGTGGACAAAATGCTAACAAAGTTATGGTGTCTCTGGGGCTAGCCCATTATGATCCCCTTCAAGAAAAGGATTGCCAAGGCTATGAGGCGATCGAAGCACAAGCGCAGAGCGATCGCTTAGGCGTTTGGGTAAATGGTACTAATGTGATGCTGCCAAGCCAATTTCGGCGCGAAAATAAATTATTAGGTGTTGGCTATTAA
- a CDS encoding DUF3419 family protein, translating to MTCSSSSEITSEIAFSQVREDPRIELRVIQELAKRQQNPLRVLLVASGGCTALSLLSNPAIAKIEAVDLNPAQLHLVELRRQALLHLSLDDQLQLIGADKSASDRDWLSIYASFSSNLPLSTKAFWDVRPEQIEFGVNRVGRFEQLFHQLAEKFAQIGIEPLQEPLVAIQHPRWRDIFEQVFERDRLIQTFGEAAVNYSMDRSFGEHFADVFAQALQRFIPNENYFLTQVCGDRYTSNLTGEGVPLYLQASAQNDIHRLGTERLQLHQGAFVDCLQQLATSEKFDLIQFSNISDWMPLSSLHQMLNEIVLCLKSGGAIIGRRLNGDHNLEAIMAEHITIDRSLSQELLASDRSFFYREVVVGFQS from the coding sequence GTGACTTGTAGCTCCAGTTCGGAAATCACCTCAGAAATAGCCTTCTCGCAAGTGCGAGAAGATCCTCGGATTGAATTGCGCGTAATCCAAGAGTTAGCCAAGCGCCAACAAAATCCATTAAGGGTGCTTTTGGTGGCTTCAGGTGGTTGCACCGCCTTAAGTTTGCTGTCAAACCCTGCGATCGCAAAAATCGAGGCAGTAGATCTTAATCCCGCCCAACTACATCTCGTCGAACTACGTCGCCAAGCCTTACTGCATTTATCTTTAGATGACCAATTGCAATTAATTGGTGCTGACAAATCTGCTAGCGATCGCGATTGGCTCAGCATCTATGCCAGCTTCAGTTCAAATTTGCCACTCAGCACAAAGGCATTTTGGGACGTAAGACCAGAACAGATTGAGTTTGGCGTTAACCGAGTCGGACGTTTTGAGCAACTATTTCACCAACTTGCAGAAAAGTTTGCCCAGATTGGAATCGAACCTTTGCAAGAACCGTTAGTTGCTATTCAGCATCCACGATGGCGCGATATTTTTGAGCAGGTATTTGAGCGCGATCGCCTCATACAGACATTTGGCGAAGCTGCCGTTAACTACTCGATGGATCGCAGCTTTGGCGAGCATTTTGCCGATGTATTTGCCCAAGCCTTACAGCGCTTTATCCCTAATGAGAATTATTTCTTAACTCAAGTCTGTGGCGATCGCTATACGTCAAATCTCACAGGCGAGGGAGTTCCTCTTTACCTCCAAGCATCTGCTCAAAATGATATTCACAGATTAGGAACAGAGCGATTGCAACTACATCAGGGCGCTTTTGTTGATTGCCTTCAGCAACTCGCCACATCAGAAAAATTCGACCTGATTCAGTTTTCTAATATCTCAGACTGGATGCCTCTGAGCAGTCTCCATCAAATGCTGAATGAGATAGTTCTTTGCCTAAAATCAGGCGGAGCGATCATCGGACGGAGACTCAATGGCGATCATAATTTAGAAGCAATTATGGCAGAGCATATTACGATTGATCGCTCACTTAGTCAGGAATTGCTTGCAAGCGATCGCTCTTTTTTCTATCGTGAAGTTGTCGTAGGGTTTCAGTCATGA
- a CDS encoding Spy/CpxP family protein refolding chaperone, which translates to MFKSKIFQYCAIASAVVAVSGAIWASNANLQSQSAQSAQSQIQKAQVKSQASPENKPVSDSEILAQMPNRQDRAESGDMPSGRMLKQLNLSTEQLQKLKAIRDRDLTRIRELAQQSRQANTELRDLLAGSESSDVIRAKHNQALNLQQELRKQHFERMLAMREILTPEQRSKLNEIMQKDRSNRPKESIKDRIENRIKKRLDNLGDRSNL; encoded by the coding sequence ATGTTTAAATCAAAAATTTTTCAATATTGTGCGATCGCTTCCGCCGTAGTTGCAGTTAGTGGCGCTATTTGGGCTAGTAATGCCAACTTACAATCGCAATCAGCGCAATCAGCGCAATCTCAAATTCAAAAAGCTCAAGTTAAATCTCAAGCCAGTCCTGAAAACAAGCCAGTATCAGACTCGGAAATATTAGCCCAAATGCCAAATCGTCAGGATCGTGCTGAAAGTGGCGATATGCCTTCAGGCAGGATGCTCAAGCAATTAAATTTATCAACTGAGCAGTTACAAAAGCTTAAGGCAATTCGAGATCGCGATCTGACTCGTATTCGAGAGCTTGCGCAGCAATCCCGTCAAGCGAATACGGAGTTACGAGATTTACTAGCAGGGTCAGAAAGCAGTGATGTAATTCGGGCAAAGCATAATCAAGCGCTAAACCTCCAACAAGAATTACGCAAGCAACATTTCGAGAGAATGTTAGCCATGCGCGAAATCTTGACTCCAGAACAGCGCTCGAAGCTCAATGAAATCATGCAAAAAGATCGGTCAAATCGCCCCAAAGAGAGCATAAAAGACCGTATCGAAAATCGTATAAAAAAACGTCTAGATAATCTAGGCGATCGCTCAAATCTATAA
- a CDS encoding iron-containing redox enzyme family protein: MQTLIANPIANPRIQQYPELALEDLGKLPSLQSAVLCIAEVYDFNSHPYMLWMEDPTTDRDSFRRSQLPFRFAVESFSQPLAAVLARTETLETRLPLLANITEEHGHEDRWRSHKYTFQQYLRALGATECELNSPCTMPVLAFNQSILTYCLMQSGESGAAMLGMIEYLYIGISAAIARTLHQRGWTATGSQSHYAFHEKLDTVHARDLLLLAEAGWEDLRTRRQVLQGLMLGAHYFWSLYRDL; encoded by the coding sequence ATGCAAACTTTAATCGCAAACCCGATCGCTAATCCGAGAATCCAGCAATATCCTGAATTGGCTCTCGAAGATTTAGGCAAGTTGCCATCTCTGCAATCAGCCGTATTGTGCATCGCAGAGGTTTATGACTTTAATAGCCATCCCTATATGCTCTGGATGGAAGATCCCACAACTGATCGCGATTCTTTTCGGCGCAGCCAACTTCCATTTCGTTTTGCTGTTGAGTCTTTTTCTCAGCCATTAGCTGCGGTGTTAGCCCGAACGGAGACTCTAGAGACACGCTTGCCATTACTAGCAAATATTACCGAAGAGCATGGTCATGAAGATCGCTGGCGATCGCACAAATACACTTTTCAGCAGTATCTTCGTGCTTTGGGTGCAACTGAATGCGAATTAAATTCACCTTGTACGATGCCAGTATTAGCTTTTAATCAATCGATTTTGACCTATTGCCTAATGCAGTCAGGAGAATCGGGAGCCGCGATGCTTGGCATGATTGAATATCTCTATATTGGCATCAGTGCCGCGATCGCCAGAACCTTACATCAACGAGGCTGGACAGCGACGGGTAGTCAATCACACTATGCATTCCATGAAAAACTGGATACTGTACATGCGAGAGACTTGCTGTTATTAGCAGAAGCAGGTTGGGAAGATCTGCGTACTCGTCGGCAAGTATTGCAAGGTTTAATGCTTGGTGCTCACTATTTCTGGAGTTTATATCGTGACTTGTAG
- a CDS encoding sigma-70 family RNA polymerase sigma factor → MFRAVKTDIRESPQTDPDLAIVQACLQGDPNGFKKLYQRHHHKVRSTLYQLCGSDGLDDLVQDVFLRAWKGLSKFRQSAQFSTWLYRIAFNVASDRRKALAKMRSRNISVEDEQLENLADDAIARESDLQPSLTQMHYQDLMQRGLAKLSEDHRAVLVLHDLEELPQKDIAEILSIPVGTVKSRLFHARSAIKKFLEAQGVEL, encoded by the coding sequence ATGTTCAGAGCGGTAAAAACAGATATCAGAGAATCACCCCAGACCGATCCCGATCTCGCGATTGTGCAAGCTTGTTTGCAGGGTGATCCCAATGGTTTTAAAAAACTGTATCAACGTCATCATCACAAGGTGCGCTCAACGCTCTACCAGCTATGTGGCTCCGATGGGCTAGATGATTTGGTGCAGGATGTGTTTTTACGGGCATGGAAAGGACTATCTAAGTTTCGGCAGTCAGCCCAGTTTTCGACGTGGCTCTATCGAATCGCATTTAATGTGGCAAGCGATCGCCGTAAAGCTCTAGCCAAAATGCGATCGCGAAATATCTCTGTCGAAGATGAGCAACTAGAAAATCTTGCTGACGATGCGATCGCCCGTGAGAGTGATTTGCAACCGAGCTTAACCCAAATGCATTATCAAGACCTAATGCAACGCGGTTTAGCAAAACTAAGCGAAGATCATCGCGCCGTATTGGTTCTGCATGATCTAGAGGAGTTACCGCAAAAAGATATCGCCGAAATTTTATCTATTCCTGTCGGCACGGTGAAATCACGGTTATTTCATGCCCGTAGTGCCATCAAAAAGTTTTTAGAAGCGCAAGGCGTCGAGTTATGA
- the rpsU gene encoding 30S ribosomal protein S21, whose product MTQIIVGENEGIESALRRFKKKIQKAGLLADIRRCQYHETAGEKRKRKAENAKRRGRFRRRDS is encoded by the coding sequence ATGACTCAAATAATCGTTGGTGAAAATGAAGGGATTGAATCGGCTCTGCGTCGATTTAAGAAAAAAATCCAGAAAGCTGGCTTACTAGCAGATATTCGTCGCTGTCAGTACCATGAGACCGCAGGCGAGAAACGTAAGCGTAAGGCTGAAAATGCTAAGCGTAGAGGTCGTTTTCGCCGTCGCGATAGTTAA